The Chryseobacterium indologenes genomic sequence TTATCAACCACAGATATAACATATGGGAATGGATTAATCTTAAAAAATATTATCCTGTATTTATCCTATTATTCAGTATCTGTGCCATGATCCTGATCAACAAAATCCTGAATGAAAATTTAATCATATTTTATCTATCACTCATCAGCTTACTAACTTCACTCTATATAATCACCTATTCCTATGCTAAAAAATAATTTGAAATTACTGGATTTCGCCCTTTTGATGAGCGTTCTAAATTTCTTATTCTTTCATATTCCTTTTTTTACCTTTGTTTTCAGTAAGGTTGATTATAAAAGTCTGAACTGCGTCGCCATCATCATCAGCCTGATGATCCTCATGGTTGTTGCCAATGCTTTCACTTTCTATCTTATATTTTTTCTGTCCAGAATTGTCGGAAAAATTTTGCTGGTGCTTACTTTTATTATCAGTTCGATCGCCGTCTATTTTATTAATACTTATAGTGTTATCATAGATGAAAGCATGATCGGTAATATATTCAACACCAATTATGAAGAATCAAGCAGTTTTTTTTCTCTAAAGCTTATTTTATACCTTGTTTTCCTCGGAATACTTCCCAGTATATATATTATTAAGGTCAACATACTAAAGGTCCCTGTAAAAAAGTTTTTGATTACTACTTCATTGACCCTTTTATTCATGGTAATCGTGGCTTTTGCCAACGCCAGTAATTGGTTATGGATTGATAAAAATTCAAAGACATTAGGTGGTTTGGCCATGCCCTGGTCTTACACCGTCAATACTTCTCTTTATTATATTCATGAATACAAAAAAAATGAAAAAGAAACTTTATTGCCCAATGCCACCATCAAAGACAACGAGAAATCTGTAGTAGTATTGGTCATAGGAGAATCTGCCAGAAGTCAGAATTTTTCTTTATACGGATATGGGAAGAACACGAATCCGCTGCTTTCAAAAGAACAGAACTTACATACCTTTAACGCTACATCCTGCGCCACGTATACCACTGCAGGGGTGAAATGTATTCTTGAACATACCAATACTGATGAACTGTATGAAATCCTACCCAACTATTTATACCGAAATAATGTAGAGGTAATCTGGAGAACGACAAACTGGGGTGAACCGCCGGTTCACATTAAAAATTACCAGAACAAAGAACATTTAAGTACAAATTGCAAAGGTGAAGACTGCAATTATGATGGGGTCCTTTTGAATGGCCTCAAAGAACAAATAGCTGCAAGTAAAAAGAATAAAATACTTATTGTTTTGCACACCAGTACAAGTCACGGCCCTACATACAGCAAAAAATATCCATCGCGGTTCGAAACCTTTAAACCGGTCTGCAATAGTGTTGAATTAGGTAATTGCTCCCAGCAGGAGCTTATCAATGCTTATGATAATACGATTGTGTATACAGATTATCTTCTATATAATGTTATTGAGGATTTAAAACAACTAAAAGATTATAAAAGTACAATGCTTTTTGTGTCTGACCATGGTGAATCCCTTGGAGAAAAAAATCTGTACATGCATGGCATGCCTTTAAGTATTGCACCCAGAGAACAATATGAAATTCCTTTTATGGTTTGGGTGTCTGACGGTTCAAAACAACTCAAACCCAACAAAACCTTATCACAAAACCATGTATTTCACAGTGTTTTAAACTTCCTTGGAATACAAAGTCCGGTTTATAAAGAAGAGATGAACATCTTTAAGTAATGTATACTTTCACTCCTTTTCTACCGATTATTTCAGAAGAATGATGAATAACTCATGTGCTTTTATACACACATTTTATCATTACGCTGTTTAAATTAATAAAATTCACCATTTAGTTAAATATTCATAAAATTCCACATATAATATTGCACAATTGAGAAGTATTTTCGATATTTACTTATCAATCAAAAACTTAACCATGAAAAATTGCAAAAAATTAAACAAAGCAGCATTAAAAACAATTCAGGGAGGTTTGATTCCTCGCGGCTGCATCAGCTGGGATTTTAAACTTAAATGTTGCAGAGACTGGGATCCCATCTTTTGGGGTAATCCGGTATGTCCGGAACCTTATTAATATACTGTTCTGCATTCACTTTATTTCAAGATCAATTCACCAAACTTTTAAAATATCAATTATGAAAAATTTCAAAAAACTAGCAAAACGAGAATTAAAAACAATTAAAGGAGGTATTATCCCAATCGGATGCAACAATTGGGATAATAGAAAAAGATGTTGTAGAGAATGGGATGCTGAACATTGGGACAATCCTGTTTGCCCGGGTACATAATCCTAGTTTTTAGTTATATTTTGAACCATAGCAACTCATTTCGAAGCTCCAAACTTGATTCAAAATTATTTACAAATAAAGCTCCGGTGCCTAATCCTTGAGGCATCGGATTTTTTTTGTGAACGTATACTGGGCAATAGCATTAAGTCCGATATTGCTTTCCAAAGCAGAAGTAATCCACCAGCCGATATTTTGCTTTTCCGCAAGCGAAATCCATTCATCAGAACCGGAGAACCCTCCTACCAGTGCAGGTTTTAAAATAATATATTGAGGATTTATTCTTTCCAGCAATTTTTTCTTTTCTCCGGAATCAATTACTCCTATCAATTCTTCATCTAAAGCAATAGGTGTGGGTGTTGTCGCACATAGATCAGCCATATCATCCCAGTTTCCTGCCTTAATTGGCTGCTCAATAGAATGAATATCTAAATCGGCAAGTTGCTTCAAAACAGATACGGCTTCTTCTTTACTAAATCCTCCGTTGGCATCTACACGTAACTCCAGTTGCTCTTTAGAGAATTTTGCTCTTAACTTTTGCAGAACGATATGCTCTTCCTTCCAGTTGACTCCGATTTTTAATTTAATACAATGAAAACCTTTTTCCAGCTTATCCTGGATCTGTTCTTCCATATAGCTGATATCTCCCATCCAGATCAAACCATTGATGGTAATGGCAGATTTCTCTTCGGTAAACGCAGTAGGAAAATACAAATGATCCCCATATTTCAGATTTAAAACAGCTTGTTCATAGCCAAACCAGATCGAGGGAAATTCTTTTAATTCTTCTTTTAAATAAAAGAAATCTTTATCAATATTTTCACAAAGCCATTGTAGCTTATCTTCATAATCAGGCCTGTCATCAAAGCTCAGGCCTCTGAAAACAGCGCATTCTCCAATACCTGTCTTTCCATTCTCTGAAATTTCCAGAATAAAGGTTTCTTTATCAAGCAAAACGCCACGAGATGTTCCACTCGGGCGTTTAAATTCTAATAAGTATCTTTTGTATGATGCTTTCATTTATTTTACGCTATCAATACGCATAAATTCTTCTGCTTTTTCTACCATATCTACGCTTCCACAGAAAAATGGAATCCTCTGGTGCAGTTCTGTTGGCTCAACCTCCAGAATTCTTCTGAACCCGTCTGTAGCCTTTCCACCTGCCTGTTCTGCAAGGAATGCCATTGGGTTGCATTCGTATAGTAATCTTAGTTTACCATTCGGAGCCTGCGAATAGGAGGGATAAATATAAATTCCTCCTTTCAGCATATTTCTATGGAAATCGGCTACCAGTGAACCGATATATCTGGAAGTGTAGGGGCGGTCACCCTCTTCCATCTGGCAATATTTAAGATAATTTTTTACTCCCTGAGGAAATTTGATGTAATTCCCTTCGTTAATTGAATAGATTTTACCTGTTTTTGGAAACATCATATTAGGATGAGAAAGATAATAAGTACCTAAAGACGGATCCAGTGTAAATCCGTTCACCCCGTTTCCAGTCGTATAAACGATCATTGTAGAAGAACCGTAGATTACGTATCCGGCAGCAATCTGATTAACACCTTTCTGTAAGAAATCTTCAAGCTGTACCGGAGTTCCAGGCTCTGTCACCCTTCTGTAAATAGAGAAAATGGTTCCTACAGAAACGTTAACATCAATATTGGAAGATCCGTCCAAAGGATCGATCAATACTACGTATTTGCTTAAATGACCGTTTTCTCCACATTTAATGTCTATAAAATCATCATTTTCCTCTGAAGCAATACCACAAACAACCTCCCTTTGAGACAAAGCCGTAATAAAAATCTCATTCGCGATTACATCAAGTTTCTGCTGTTCCTCGCCCTGAATATTCTGGTTTCCTGCAGCTCCTGTTATATCTACAATTCCTGCTTTATTTACTTCTCTGTTTACCACTTTCGAAGCCAATCTTATTGCGCTCAGAAGACGGGAGAATTCACCTGTAGAATACTGAAAATCGTCCTGTTTATCTATAAGAAATTCTCCTAAAGTCTGTAATGGTTGATTTGACATATTTTTCTTTTTACGTTTTCCCCAAATTTCGGAAAATTTATTACATTAAGAAAATTTAATTAAAAAAGCCATTATCTGCTGTATTCCAGCCCAATACAAATACAAAACTGCAGAATATAAAATAAAAGCCATTGGCAAATTGACCCGAATACTTATCCCGACCTGATGAAAAATTTAAAATGCTCTGTAAAAGAATTGACTATGAGTCCTGATTCAAAAAAGTGCATAAGTAGTAGAGTTGTGATTTTTTTCTAAAAAATAAGATCTATTTTACCTTCTCAATCACAATATGTTGTTTTATATTTTTCGTTGAAAAAAGCATAGTAAAGCCATGACCAGCAACCTGTTATAAACCAAAAAAAGATGCACTCGTATTATTTTAAGGAAATCTTAATTCCATCGGATTGGTTGACTATTTCATATCTCGTTGTAAATTTATAATTTTGACGTCCGTAAAAAACTCATGTAATTTTTATCTAACAATTTTATTTTTAACAATTTAATGAAAATTTTCAAGTTTGGTGGAGCGTCTGTGAAAGATGCCGAGAGTGTGAAGAATGTGTCTATGGTTTTAAAAAGCCAGGGATTTGCCAAATGTTTGCTGGTAATTTCAGCAATGGGCAAGACGACAAATGAATTGGAAAAAGTGGTAGAGCTTTATTTCAAAAAGGATAACTATCAAACTGAGATTGAAAAGATAAAACGAAAACACATTGAGATTGCGGAAGGTTTGTTTCCCGAGAACCATGCTGTTTTTGCGGAAATCAATCTCTTTTTCGATGATATCGATTCTTTTTTAAGGAGAAATAAATCTCCAAACTACAACTTTGTGTATGATCAGGTGGTAAGTTGCGGAGAAATGATTTCCACTAAAATCGTAAGCGAATACCTGAACGAAATTCAGTTTACCAACCAATGGCTGGATGCCAGAGATTATGTCAAAACAGATAATTCTTACAGAGAAGGTGTTGTAGATTGGGCAAAGACAGAAGAGTTTATTTCTCATCTAAACTCTGAAATCTGCTATGTTACCCAAGGTTTCATCGGTTCAGACGACAACAATTTTACAGTAACATTAGGGAGAGAAGGTTCAGACTACTCTGCTGCTATTTTTGCTTACTGTCTGGATGCTGAGCTGATGACGATCTGGAAAGATGTACCGGGAGTAATGACCGGAGATCCGAGAAAATTCAACGATGTCTCTCTTCTTTCCAACATATCCTATGAAGAAGCTATTGAGATGGCCTATTACGGGGCGAGTATTATTCACCCAAAAACATTACAGCCATTACAACAAAAAAATATTCCTTTCTATGTAAAGTCTTTTGTGGACCCTACTAAGGAAGGAACAAAAGTAGGCGCTTCAGACAAGAATCAACAGGAAGAATCTTATATTTTAAAAGAAGACCAGGATCTTTTAAAGATCTCAACAAGAGATTTCTCTTTTATCGCAGAGGATCACATGAGCTTGATTTTCAATCTTTTATCTAAATACAAAATTAAGGTTTCCCTGATGCAGAATTCTGCCATTTCATTGGCATTATGTCTGGAGGATAAATTTAACCATATTGAAGAACTCAACGAAGAGCTTCAAAAAATTTTTAAAACCGAAGCAATTAAAAATGTATCTTTATTCACAGTAAGAAATGCGAAGATGGATCACATTGATAGATTTTACCACGAAAAAAATGTATTATTGGAACAAATTTCCAAGAATACTCTTCAAATGGTAACACAATAATATTAATTGCGACTAAACACACATGAGTTTAATTTCGAAAAACGATCTGATCAAAGCTTCCGGCTTAAGTAAAATTGGGTTCCTAAAGAATCCGGTAGCATCTGCTGTGATGAGCATTGCTAAAATAAATGAAGTAAATAAACTATACGATAAACTAAAAGATAAGGAAGGCAAAGACTTTTTCGACTCATTTGTAAGAGAAAGGAATCTAAGCTATGTTGCTTTTGAAGAAGACCTAGCAAAGATCCCTAAAACAGGACCTTTTATTCTGGTTTCCAATCACCCGCTCGGGGCCATTGACGGAATCCTGATGTGCAAGATCCTTACAGAAGTACGTCCGGACTTCAAGGTTATGGGTAATTTCCTTTTGGATAAAATCCGGCCTATGGCTCCGTACGTAATCGCAGTAAACCCTTTTGAAAACAGAAAAGATGCTTACAGCAGCTCTTCAGGAATGCGTGAAACACTTAAGCATTTACAGAATGGCGGTTGCGTAGGTATCTTCCCGGCAGGTGAAGTTTCCAACAAAAACAATCCGTACGGGGAAATCTTAGATAAAGAATGGGAAAAAACGGCACTTAAGCTTATCAGAATGGCTAAAGTGCCGGTTGTTCCTATGTATTTCCATGCTAAAAACAGCCGTCTGTTTTATCAGATCGCTAAACTTCATCCTAGTTTACAGACATTGATGCTTCCTGCAGAAATGATGAATGACAGGGAAAAACCTATCAGAATCAGAATCGGACGCCAGATCACCGTGAAAGCTATGGATGAAATGGAAACCATTGAGGAACTGGGCGAATTTCTGAAACGTAAGGTATATATGATGAAGTCGTACTACGAGAAAAGAAAATCACTTGCTCAGAGTATAAACCTCCAGAACCTTTCTGTAAAATTTCCTTTGCTGAAAGAAGAAAATATCGTCCAGAATATTATTGACGAAACTCCTATTGAAGATATCATCAAAGATGTTGACAAGCTGAGGGGAACCGATAAAATGTTGTTCAGTAACGGAAATTATGAGATTTACTTTACAACTTACGAAGAAATACCTTCTATCATGAGGGAAATCGGACGTCAAAGAGAACTGACTTTCCGTGCAGTAGGGGAAGGAAGTAATCTTCCTTTTGACCTGGATGAATACGATAAGCATTACCATCATCTTTTCCTCTGGGATAACGCAGAGAAAAAACTGGCAGGAGCCTACAGAATGGCTCTGGGTAGAGAGGTAATGAAAAAATATGGCATTAAAGGATTCTACACAAGCTCTTTATTTGAATTTGAGCAGGATATTCACCCTTTCTTTAAAAAAGTAATTGAAATGGGACGTGCTTATATTTGTCAGGAATATCAGCAAAAACCACTTCCACTTTTTCTTCTATGGAGAGGTATCGTGCATGTATGCCTGAGAAATTCTGACCATAAATTCCTGATGGGAGGAGTAAGCATTTCCAATAAATTTTCAGAGTTCTCAAAATCTCTGATGATTGAATTCATGCGTTCAAACTACTTCGATTCTGCAGTTGCTCAGTATATCACCCCGAGAAACGAATACAAAGTAAAACTCCGTGACAGAGATAAAAGTCTTTTCTTTGACGAAATGGAATCGGATCTTAACAAACTTGATAAGATTATTGATGACCTGGAACCCGAATTGAGATTACCTGTTTTGATTAAAAAATACATTAAGCAGAATGCTAAAGTAATTGCATTCAATGTTGATCCAAACTTCAATGATGCTATTGACGGATTAATGTATATCAGGATCAGTGATCTTCCGGAAAGTACGATCAAACCGGTGTTGGAAGAAATGAGTGAACAAATCAGAAAGGAACAGGAAAATAATCCGGCTGAGAATCAGTAAGTTTTTAGCTTTATTTAAAAAAAGTACGATGAATACTTGCTTTGTATACTAAAACTTACTACTTTTGCATCACTTTAAAACAACGAAGTAAGTCAAACAAAAATATAATGGTTTCTTAGCTCAGTTGGTAGAGCAATGGATTGAAAATCCATGTGTCCCTGGTTCGATTCCTGGAGAAACCACTTGAAAACCTCTGATTATTCAGAGGTTTTTTTGTTTTTTATACTTACGTTAAAAAACTCCAAGGGCTCTCTCACAGATGGCGCAGATCGAGCAGAGCTTAAAGAATCTTGTAGTCTGCTAAATCTGTGGGAATTTTAGCGGTAAACGCAAGATGTATAAATCATGCAAATTATTTCAGGAAGCAAAATTTCTTTTTCTTTACTTTCAACTTCATATAAAATTTTTCACAATTTTTAATCAAGATCATGTGAAATAAAACATGCATTATTATCTTAAAAATTTTAAATTAGCTATTGTAAACCAAAACACAATTACATTATGAATCCAAAAGCATTAGCTATTCCGTTTTTTTGCTTTGCTCTGCTCGTTTTTCAGTCATGCAAAGACAATACTGCTGCAACAGAAGATAGTATTTCTAAACAGGAAAAAATATCATCGTCGCGAATCAGCTCCTCATTCAATGTACCGGTATCGGGAAATTCATTTTTAACTATAAAACCTTCGGGAGCAAACGAAGTGATCACTCCCACCAACCTTGGTAACTGGACGAATTCTAACACGGTTATCAGTACTTATTTCAGACTAAGTAATACGGGAACATTAAACATCGGATTAAAAGCTTCTGTTCCTTCAGGAACAAGTGTGGTTAAAGTAACCATAGGTAACACATCCAAAACAATTACTTTAACAGGATCAACTTCTAAAGAGTATACCGTTGGAGATTTTACCGTTTCCAGTCCGGGGTATGTAAAAGTTGATCTTCAGGGTGTATCTAAAACCGGAAGTTATTTTGCCGATGTTACGGATATCACTTTCACCGGGCCGGCTTCTACGGGAAACAATATTTTCAGTAATGATCCTTCTTATTATTACTGGGCTCGCCGGGGACCTTCCTGCCATCTCGGTTATACAGTTCCTACAACCAATACTATAAGCTATTATTATAATGAAGTGACCGTTCCTGCAGGAGAAGATAAAATCGGCTCATACTTCATGGCTAACGGTTTCAATGAGGGATATTTCGGAATGCAGGTAAATTCTGCTACTGAAAGAAGAATTCTGTTCTCTGTCTGGAGTCCTTTTGAAACAGATGATCCAAATAATATCCCTCCTGATCATAAAATACTATTGAACAAAGCCGGCAGTGGTGTTACCATTGGCGAGTTTGGTAATGAAGGTTCCGGAGGACAAAGTTATTATAAATACAATTGGACCGCGGGCAAAACCTATAAATTCTTACTAAAAGGCGAACCTGACGGTAACGGGAAGACAGATTATACGGCATGGTTCCTTTCTCCCGATAATACGTCATGGAAACTTATTGCCAGCTGGAAAAGACCGCAAACCAGTACTTATCTGAAAGGTTTTTATAGCTTCGTGGAAAACTTTAATCCTGAAAACGGATACCAGGGCAGAAAAGCAGAGTTTAAAAATCAATGGGTAAGAACGACTTCAGGAAACTGGATGCCGGTCTCGGGAGCTAAGTTCACAGTGGATAATACCTATAACGCAAAGCAGAGAATTGATGCTATGGGAGGAACAAATGGTAATGCATTTTTCCTGCAAAACGGAGGATTTTTTAATACTGTTGTTGCTCCGGGAACACTATTTTCCGTTACCGCCCCAACCCAGGCACCGGATATCAATTTCTCAACACTTCCATAACAACCTGACTTATAGAAAGAAGCCCGACATTATTTAATATCGGGCTCTTTATTTTCATTTATTTTAAATTTTCTATTGCATGGTATCATAAAAATTGTCATTTTTGCACCCACTTTAAACAACGAAGTACGTCAACAAAATATCATGGTTTCTTAGCTCAGTTGGTAGAGCAATGGATTGAAAATCCATGTGTCCCTGGTTCGATTCCTGGAGAAACCACTTAAAACCTCTGATCATTCGGAGGTTTTTGTTTTTAAACACTGATTCGGCTTGTAGATTTAGTATAAAAAACGAAAAAGTCTGATAATAAACATTGAGTTCTTCAAGATTCAGTTTTTGATTTTCTCATTTGTACATACAGAAATACCCATTTTATCGGTATTTTATTACCTGTAAAAAAGATCTTCCAAACATACTGATGAACAGACAGTTGAATTTAAAAAACGTTTGTAACATCATCTTTTTAAAAAAACAATGATCAAAGCTTGCACGGTATTACAAAATGTTATACTTTTGCGTCACTTTAAAACAACGAAGTAAGTCAAACAAAAATATAATGGTTTCTTAGCTCAGTTGGTAGAGCAATGGATTGAAAATCCATGTGTCCCTGGTTCGATTCCTGGAGAAACCACTTAAAACCTCTGATTAGTCAGAGGTTTTTTTGTTTTTTTATCTCTTTTGGTCTTTCCTTTCACACGTTGCGGTTAAGCTGAAGGGTAATTATTCCAAAAATGTTTAATGCGTAAGAGTAGAGGGCATTACTGAGCCGACTCCAATCAATTTCACCCTCAAAATTGTAGAACTTTACTGTTTATTTCCATTAAATTACACAGGAATAAGTATTCCTCTTCCCTAGCCTGTTTAGAATGGATTTTTAATTTCCTAGTTCCAGCTGATTTTTAACAAGATTATAGTAATCCGATTTCCTGGAAACAAGCTCCTCATGGCTCCCTTTCTCGACGATTTCTCCATGCTTCAACACAATAATCTGATCGGCATTTCTTACAGTAGAAAGTCTGTGCGCTACAATAACGGCTGTTTTTCCTTTAAAAAAGGACTGCAGATTGTCATGAATGATTTTTTCATTATCTGCATCAAGTGCGGAAGTGGCTTCATCAAAAAAAATAAAATAAGGATTTTTATATACTGCTCTTGCGATAAGTATCCGTTGTTTTTGCCCTCCTGAAATTCCGTTACCTGAAGCTCCTATTTTGGTTTTCAGTCCCAGGGGCAGCTCTTCAACAAATGATTTAATATTTGCGATATGCAATGCTTTTTCAAGTTTTTCATAATCTATATTTTCATCCCCGGCAGCAATATTTCTTTCTATAGTATCAGAAAATATATAACCTTCCTGCATAACGGTTCCGCAGTTCTCCCTCAGATCTTTAGGTGAAATATCTTGAGCGTTCAAGTGATTAAAAAAACATCTCCTTCAACCGGTTCATAAAATTTCAGAAACATTTTGATAAGAGTCGTTTTTCCACTGCCGCTCGCCCCCCACTATTGCTGTTATTTTTCCTTCAGGAATAAACAGATTGATATTTTTTAAAACATAAGGAGACCGAGGACCTTCGTATTGAAAAGATACATTTTTAAAATAAATTCCTCTTTCTATTCCGTTCTGCCGGGTATATTTTTCACTTAATAAGGGTACATGATATTCTTTTTCTTCTTCAGCATAATCATGGACCTCGTGCAACCGCGATAAACTTAATTTAGCATCCTGTAAAGACCGGAAAAACTGAATAAGCTCATTCACCGGCGAATTCATTTGTCCTATAATATAAGAAACACTTAATAACTCCCCCAATGTCATACTTCCCTTCACGACAAAGGAGGCAGCGAGAAAGGTGACAATAATATTTTTGAGCTGATTGATGAATTCAAAGCCTGAAAGTTGTATCTGATCCAGTTTCAGGATTCTGATGTTAACTTTTAATAGTTTTTGCTGTATTTCTTCCCACTTTTTTCGTTTGTAATTTTCAAACTGGTTAAGCTTCATCTCTGATACCCCATTAATGATCTCATAGATAGATTCCTGATTTTCACTCCGCTGCTGAAAGCGGAAATAATCGAGCACTTTTCTTTTTTTCATCCAAAATAAAGACCATAAGACAGATATGGCAGTCAATGCTACATAGACCAGTAGGATGGTAAAATCATAATACCAGAGAACACCGAAAAATACAGTAAAAGTAATGGCTGAAAATAAGGTAATAAGGCTTTGAGAAGTAAGAAAACTTTCTATTCGTTCATGATCCTGGATGCGTTGACTGAAATCTCCCATCAGTTTAGTATCAAAAAACTTAATGGGTAATTTTAAAAGCTTTTTCAGAAAGTCAGAAATAATACGGATATTGATATTGGTTCCTACGATCAGCATAATCCAGTTACGAAATATATTGAAAATAATATTTCCTAAGAAAAATGCCAATTGAGCAATAAGGATATATGATATGACGGAAAGGTCTTTTTTGCTGACACCCTCATCCATCAGTTTTTGGGTGAGAACAGGAAATACCAAGGTGGTTATCGTTCCAAAAAGCAAAAG encodes the following:
- the fbp gene encoding class 1 fructose-bisphosphatase, coding for MSNQPLQTLGEFLIDKQDDFQYSTGEFSRLLSAIRLASKVVNREVNKAGIVDITGAAGNQNIQGEEQQKLDVIANEIFITALSQREVVCGIASEENDDFIDIKCGENGHLSKYVVLIDPLDGSSNIDVNVSVGTIFSIYRRVTEPGTPVQLEDFLQKGVNQIAAGYVIYGSSTMIVYTTGNGVNGFTLDPSLGTYYLSHPNMMFPKTGKIYSINEGNYIKFPQGVKNYLKYCQMEEGDRPYTSRYIGSLVADFHRNMLKGGIYIYPSYSQAPNGKLRLLYECNPMAFLAEQAGGKATDGFRRILEVEPTELHQRIPFFCGSVDMVEKAEEFMRIDSVK
- a CDS encoding DUF3472 domain-containing protein: MNPKALAIPFFCFALLVFQSCKDNTAATEDSISKQEKISSSRISSSFNVPVSGNSFLTIKPSGANEVITPTNLGNWTNSNTVISTYFRLSNTGTLNIGLKASVPSGTSVVKVTIGNTSKTITLTGSTSKEYTVGDFTVSSPGYVKVDLQGVSKTGSYFADVTDITFTGPASTGNNIFSNDPSYYYWARRGPSCHLGYTVPTTNTISYYYNEVTVPAGEDKIGSYFMANGFNEGYFGMQVNSATERRILFSVWSPFETDDPNNIPPDHKILLNKAGSGVTIGEFGNEGSGGQSYYKYNWTAGKTYKFLLKGEPDGNGKTDYTAWFLSPDNTSWKLIASWKRPQTSTYLKGFYSFVENFNPENGYQGRKAEFKNQWVRTTSGNWMPVSGAKFTVDNTYNAKQRIDAMGGTNGNAFFLQNGGFFNTVVAPGTLFSVTAPTQAPDINFSTLP
- the eptA gene encoding phosphoethanolamine--lipid A transferase EptA; the protein is MLKNNLKLLDFALLMSVLNFLFFHIPFFTFVFSKVDYKSLNCVAIIISLMILMVVANAFTFYLIFFLSRIVGKILLVLTFIISSIAVYFINTYSVIIDESMIGNIFNTNYEESSSFFSLKLILYLVFLGILPSIYIIKVNILKVPVKKFLITTSLTLLFMVIVAFANASNWLWIDKNSKTLGGLAMPWSYTVNTSLYYIHEYKKNEKETLLPNATIKDNEKSVVVLVIGESARSQNFSLYGYGKNTNPLLSKEQNLHTFNATSCATYTTAGVKCILEHTNTDELYEILPNYLYRNNVEVIWRTTNWGEPPVHIKNYQNKEHLSTNCKGEDCNYDGVLLNGLKEQIAASKKNKILIVLHTSTSHGPTYSKKYPSRFETFKPVCNSVELGNCSQQELINAYDNTIVYTDYLLYNVIEDLKQLKDYKSTMLFVSDHGESLGEKNLYMHGMPLSIAPREQYEIPFMVWVSDGSKQLKPNKTLSQNHVFHSVLNFLGIQSPVYKEEMNIFK
- a CDS encoding lysophospholipid acyltransferase family protein, coding for MSLISKNDLIKASGLSKIGFLKNPVASAVMSIAKINEVNKLYDKLKDKEGKDFFDSFVRERNLSYVAFEEDLAKIPKTGPFILVSNHPLGAIDGILMCKILTEVRPDFKVMGNFLLDKIRPMAPYVIAVNPFENRKDAYSSSSGMRETLKHLQNGGCVGIFPAGEVSNKNNPYGEILDKEWEKTALKLIRMAKVPVVPMYFHAKNSRLFYQIAKLHPSLQTLMLPAEMMNDREKPIRIRIGRQITVKAMDEMETIEELGEFLKRKVYMMKSYYEKRKSLAQSINLQNLSVKFPLLKEENIVQNIIDETPIEDIIKDVDKLRGTDKMLFSNGNYEIYFTTYEEIPSIMREIGRQRELTFRAVGEGSNLPFDLDEYDKHYHHLFLWDNAEKKLAGAYRMALGREVMKKYGIKGFYTSSLFEFEQDIHPFFKKVIEMGRAYICQEYQQKPLPLFLLWRGIVHVCLRNSDHKFLMGGVSISNKFSEFSKSLMIEFMRSNYFDSAVAQYITPRNEYKVKLRDRDKSLFFDEMESDLNKLDKIIDDLEPELRLPVLIKKYIKQNAKVIAFNVDPNFNDAIDGLMYIRISDLPESTIKPVLEEMSEQIRKEQENNPAENQ
- a CDS encoding aspartate kinase; amino-acid sequence: MKIFKFGGASVKDAESVKNVSMVLKSQGFAKCLLVISAMGKTTNELEKVVELYFKKDNYQTEIEKIKRKHIEIAEGLFPENHAVFAEINLFFDDIDSFLRRNKSPNYNFVYDQVVSCGEMISTKIVSEYLNEIQFTNQWLDARDYVKTDNSYREGVVDWAKTEEFISHLNSEICYVTQGFIGSDDNNFTVTLGREGSDYSAAIFAYCLDAELMTIWKDVPGVMTGDPRKFNDVSLLSNISYEEAIEMAYYGASIIHPKTLQPLQQKNIPFYVKSFVDPTKEGTKVGASDKNQQEESYILKEDQDLLKISTRDFSFIAEDHMSLIFNLLSKYKIKVSLMQNSAISLALCLEDKFNHIEELNEELQKIFKTEAIKNVSLFTVRNAKMDHIDRFYHEKNVLLEQISKNTLQMVTQ